A stretch of the Carassius carassius chromosome 6, fCarCar2.1, whole genome shotgun sequence genome encodes the following:
- the LOC132141796 gene encoding rho-related GTP-binding protein RhoH-like, whose product MEETSVKCVLVGDCAVGKTALLVRFTSETFPDSYRPTVYENTGVDVFMDGVQISLGLWDTAGHETFRQIRPMSYQQADVVLLCYSVANANSLNNLRHKWIAEVREHLPKVPVLVVATQTDHREMGPYRANCTAASEGKQVAQEIRAKGYLECSALSNRGVQQVFECAVRTAVNRARRRTRRRLMDLNPCKVS is encoded by the coding sequence ATGGAAGAGACCTCGGTGAAATGCGTCCTGGTCGGGGACTGTGCGGTGGGTAAAACAGCACTTCTTGTACGATTCACGTCTGAAACGTTCCCAGACAGCTACAGACCTACTGTCTATGAAAACACTGGTGTTGATGTATTCATGGATGGAGTCCAGATCAGCTTGGGATTGTGGGATACAGCGGGCCATGAGACATTCCGACAAATCCGGCCCATGTCCTATCAGCAGGCGGATGTGGTTTTGCTCTGCTATTCTGTGGCAAATGCAAATTCGTTAAATAATTTGCGGCACAAGTGGATCGCTGAAGTGAGGGAACATCTCCCGAAGGTTCCTGTGCTGGTTGTTGCCACACAGACGGACCATCGTGAGATGGGCCCATATCGTGCCAACTGCACTGCGGCCTCGGAGGGCAAACAGGTGGCACAGGAGATCCGTGCCAAGGGATACCTGGAATGCTCGGCTCTCAGCAATCGTGGCGTGCAACAGGTTTTTGAGTGTGCTGTTCGGACGGCTGTTAATCGTGCACGAAGACGGACACGACGGAGACTGATGGACCTTAACCCCTGTAAAGTGTCCTGA
- the LOC132142170 gene encoding NEDD4-binding protein 2-like isoform X3, with amino-acid sequence MLAQNPGGVVLSTDAYFTRNGEYHYEPHLLGEAHEWNHQRAKEAFEKGQSPIIIDNTNMQCWEMKPYVSMAQKHRYRVLFREPDTWWKTKPRELEKRTRHQVSKEKIRRILERYDRFVSVQSIMISQRPEKVPSVVDLTQTETEQPQRSLPPCLSHPDLVGDSGLSKLNTNLSSSFPDVSSVSQTYSTISAGEDESKISSYSSKESMLFRENLLEGSGTPLSDLLDAEALDLELDACLVDTEKELGNLSCGTTEEFVGSAHETFPELPVAFSESIAQRVRRDRGRDRYALGASAVDQPVNFDPRIDSSGQDKEEGCEVESLSEEKGVRPELLDFVGDWPMESQGQRQGRRKNSRNNTVLESSVVEHKDNASSKEDKQSDTEKLKIVEFQKLVDLLQGGMNPSLQAAAPSKQATLHSPSFGGKEGTLNLETVVWPELPDCVLERTFSECTDPSKDSSSPSKSRPDPTEQATPVCVEKGTQDEFQQEDSVLSEEKCRLSPNIPESLCSKVVGDSESSLERRRGLSRRVGKSCKLALTFTNQSPTLPCSESPVIVHVPTDLALTGEPPSLPVLLCSCASTQTQPQEFALLWRIDQQKCSELDSDLSSRGGFFLEGNSLHFTPKTNEEQSACQRGVPYRVVHEKGSQVEENDFRETNSKKENLDILSRHFRCVSMDILQDLYEKCHRDIEFTTNLLLDSGERLYKVDEEDGEGNDMGSLVPEEESCTPPINPLETVMGSESDSSNISASSISPKFQESIFSDVSHADDNWSPGLSSQSKAEGSDEASMTMKKSEPETSFALEGTKVQLEVTAANEEQPDKTGPGQEEALETQCENVVQCPEGALKEGSEEEEEGEDEETKAEVNAITHSLLCQVDEMERKEEEERKERERERKRAGQGEREPNSMDIQTLELKLQTELALQLSELFGPVGVSPGAFSSDDCAVQIDLNLAKLLHQKWKETIQEKHRQAALSYQLMQESPVHWGESQGRPRDQLGLHEEIPFMDYWSASRAPVSLRDIMIEEQVKQDSMEKSRSSRRELDKKDGAAKLKENQLFSTFPTIDRHFLRDIFRDHKYSLEHTEQFLHALLDEGLVRNAVAPEPVPQRNATHRTQSKERRWKPRDGEEEAAHFQDSEDPEYEDFRTEATLQRHQQIECFNKAAEAHHQGRKDVASFYTHQGRMHGEKMREANHRAAMQIFQRVNASLLPQNILDLHGLHVDEALHHLSQVLADKNLEFSQGLCQPQLSVITGRGNRSQGGVARIRPAVLDYLQKHHYSYTEPKTGLVLVTFHKELL; translated from the exons ATGTTGGCGCAAAACCCTGGAGGGGTTGTTTTAAGCACTGATGCTTATTTTACTCGAAATGGAGAGTACCATTATGAGCCCCATTTACTAGGAGAGGCCCATGAGTGGAATCACCAGAGAG CAAAAGAGGCTTTTGAAAAAGGCCAGTCACCCATCATAATAGACAACACCAATATGCAATGTTGGGAGATGAAACCATATGTTTCTATG gcACAGAAACACAGATATAGGGTGTTGTTTCGTGAGCCAGATACCTGGTGGAAAACTAAACCCAGAGAGCTGGAGAA GCGCACAAGGCATCAAGTATCAAAAGAAAAGATCCGACGCATATTAGAAAGGTATGACAGATTTGTCTCTGTCCAGAGCATCATGATTTCACAAAGACCGGAAAAGGTGCCAAGTGTTGTGGATTTGACCCAAACAGAGACTGAGCAACCCCA GCGATCTTTACCCCCTTGTCTCAGCCATCCTGATCTTGTTGGTGACTCTGGGTTGAGCAAACTAAACACAAACCTTTCTTCATCTTTCCCCGATGTGTCCTCTGTTAGCCAGACTTACAGTACCATATCTGCAGGAGAGGATGAAAGTAAAATAAGCTCTTACAGTTCCAAGGAATCCATGTTGTTCCGTGAGAACCTTCTGGAAGGGTCTGGAACACCTCTGTCGGATCTACTTGATGCCGAAGCGTTAGACTTAGAGCTAGATGCCTGCCTTGTAGACACGGAAAAAGAATTGGGTAATTTGAGTTGCGGGACAACTGAAGAATTTGTAGGGTCAGCGCATGAAACATTTCCAGAGTTGCCTGTGGCATTTTCAGAGTCCATTGCTCAGCGTGTGAGGAGGGACAGAGGAAGAGACAGATATGCCCTTGGAGCTAGTGCCGTGGACCAACCTGTGAACTTTGACCCCAGGATTGATTCCTCAGGGCAAGATAAGGAGGAGGGATGTGAAGTTGAGTCTCTTTCTGAAGAGAAAGGAGTAAGACCAGAGCTGTTGGATTTTGTGGGGGACTGGCCAATGGAGTCTCAAGGACAACGTCAAGGAAGACGTAAAAATTCAAGAAATAACACTGTTCTGGAATCAAGTGTTGTTGAACACAAAGATAACGCTTCTTCTAAAGAAGACAAGCAGTCCGATACCGAGAAGCTGAAGATAGTTGAATTTCAAAAACTTGTAGATCTACTGCAAGGTGGAATGAACCCTTCTCTCCAAGCGGCAGCTCCAAGTAAACAGGCTACTCTGCATTCCCCTTCCTTTGGTGGAAAAGAGGGTACCTTGAACTTGGAGACTGTGGTTTGGCCTGAGCTCCCTGACTGTGTGCTGGAGAGAACGTTCTCAGAGTGCACTGACCCAAGCAAGGATTCTTCAAGTCCTTCGAAATCGAGACCAGACCCAACTGAGCAGGCTACTCCAGTGTGTGTTGAGAAGGGCACACAGGATGAGTTTCAGCAGGAGGACAGTGTGTTGTCAGAAGAGAAATGCAGATTGAGCCCAAATATCCCAGAATCTCTGTGTTCAAAGGTTGTCGGAGATTCAGAAAGCAGTCTGGAGAGACGGAGAGGGCTTAGTCGGAGAGTTGGGAAATCTTGTAAACTGGCTCTTACCTTTACAAATCAAAGTCCTACATTGCCTTGCTCAGAATCTCCAGTTATTGTGCATGTGCCCACTGATCTCGCACTTACAGGAGAACCTCCTTCATTACCCGTGCTGTTATGTTCCTGTGCCTCGACCCAAACACAACCTCAGGAATTTGCCTTGCTTTGGAGAATTGACCAGCAGAAGTGTTCAGAGTTAGACTCTGACTTATCTAGTAGAGGTGGGTTTTTTTTGGAGGGAAACTCTTTGCATTTTACCCCAAAAACAAATGAAGAGCAGTCTGCCTGCCAGCGGGGAGTGCCGTATCGTGTGGTCCATGAGAAGGGTTCTCAGGTGGAAGAGAACGACTTTAGAGAAACTAACTCTAAAAAGGAAAACCTGGATATTCTGAGTCGCCATTTCAGATGTGTCTCCATGGATATTCTGCAGGACCTTTATGAGAAGTGCCATCGAGATATTGAGTTTACAACTAACTTGTTACTAGATTCTGGAGAGCGACTGTATAAAGTAGATGAGGAAGATGGCGAGGGCAATGACATGGGGTCTTTGGTTCCTGAGGAAGAGTCATGTACACCCCCTATAAACCCATTAGAAACCGTGATGGGCTCAGAAAGTGACTCTAGCAACATTTCAGCAAGTAGCATAAGTCCCAAGTTTCAGGAATCTATCTTTAGTGATGTTAGCCACGCTGATGATAATTGGAGTCCAGGTCTAAGTTCACAAAGCAAAGCTGAAGGATCGGATGAAGCGAGCATGACCATGAAAAAATCTGAGCCCGAAACGTCCTTTGCGTTAGAAGGCACTAAAGTACAACTGGAGGTTACAGCAGCAAATGAGGAACAGCCAGATAAAACAGGTCCTGGGCAGGAAGAGGCATTAGAGACACAATGTGAGAATGTTGTCCAGTGCCCGGAGGGAGCATTGAAGGAAGggagcgaagaggaggaagaaggagaggATGAGGAGACAAAAGCAGAGGTGAATGCCATAACTCATTCACTGCTGTGTCAGGTTGATGAAATGGAGCgcaaagaggaagaggagaggaaggAACGAgaaagagagcgaaagagagCCGGACAGGGGGAAAGAGAGCCAAATTCAATGGATATTCAAACCTTGGAGTTGAAACTTCAGACTGAACTTGCATTGCAGCTTTCTGAGCTTTTTGGACCTGTTGGGGTCAGTCCAG GTGCGTTTTCTTCAGATGACTGTGCAGTGCAGATAGACCTGAACTTGGCCAAACTGCTGCACCAGAAATGGAAGGAAACTATCCAA GAGAAGCACAGACAGGCAGCTCTGTCCTATCAACTAATGCAAGAGA GTCCTGTCCACTGGGGTGAATCACAGGGCAGGCCAAGGGACCAATTAGGTTTGCATGAAGAAATTCCTTTTATGGATTACTGGAGTGCATCCCGTGCTCCTGTCTCACTGAGGGACATCATGATTGAAGAGCAGGTGAAGCAAGACAGCATGGAGAAG TCCAGGTCAAGTCGGAGGGAACTGGATAAAAAAGATGGTGCAGCCAAGCTGAAGGAGAACCAGCTGTTTTCAACGTTCCCCACCATAGACCGACATTTCCTCAGGGATATCTTCAGAGATCACAA atACTCTCTGGAGCACACTGAACAGTTTTTGCATGCTCTGTTGGATGAAGGGCTGGTCAGAAACGCAGTGGCTCCTGAACCTGTCCCTCAGCGTAATGCCACGCACAGAACTCAGAGCAAAGAGCGG AGATGGAAGCCGAGAGATGGAGAGGAGGAAGCTGCTCACTTCCAGGATTCGGAGGATCCAGAATATGAGGACTTCCGCACAGAGGCAACACTGCAGAGACATCAGCAGATCGAGTGTTTTAACAAGGCGGCTGAAGCCCATCATCAGGGACGCAAGGATGTAGCTAGTTTCTACACacaccag GGCCGCATGCACGGGGAGAAGATGCGTGAAGCGAACCACCGAGCAGCCATGCAGATATTCCAGCGAGTGAATGCTTCACTCCTGCCTCAGAATATTCTAGATCTCCACGGACTGCATGTGGATGAGGCCCTTCATCATCTTAGTCAGGTTCTCGCCGACAAAAATTTAG AGTTCAGTCAGGGTTTGTGTCAGCCTCAGCTGTCAGTCATCACTGGAAGAGGCAATCGCAGCCAAGGAGGAGTGGCACGCATCCGGCCTGCTGTACTGGACTACCTCcaaaagcaccactacag TTACACCGAGCCTAAGACCGGATTGGTGCTGGTCACGTTTCACAAAGAGCTGCTTTAA